A genome region from Triticum aestivum cultivar Chinese Spring chromosome 2B, IWGSC CS RefSeq v2.1, whole genome shotgun sequence includes the following:
- the LOC123040664 gene encoding uncharacterized protein, protein MMSDQRGEWEDYRTPHGLLMAVVMGAVVAGPLFVLDGGEAVREALSELLGPVGLPLLPLGLVLVIRVLSSGLRLVDVFGFALGESLDAAYRSGRGSPVGVVLALMFFLLAVYYRSWSPFGGDDE, encoded by the coding sequence ATGATGTCGGATCAGAGAGGGGAGTGGGAGGACTACCGGACGCCGCACGGGCTGCTGATGGCGGTGGTGATGGGGGCGGTGGTGGCGGGGCCGCTGTTCGtcctggacggcggcgaggcggtgcgCGAGGCCCTGTCGGAGCTCCTCGGGCCCGTGGGGCTCCCGCTGCTCCCCCTCGGCCTCGTCCTCGTCATCCGCGTCCTCTCCTCCGGCCTCCGGCTCGTCGACGTCTTCGGCTTCGCCCTGGGAGAGTCGCTCGACGCCGCCTACCGCTCCGGGCGGGGATCGCCGGTGGGGGTCGTGCTCGCGCTGATGTTCTTCCTGCTCGCGGTGTACTACAGGTCGTGGTCGCCGTTCGGCGGCGACGACGAGTAG
- the LOC123040665 gene encoding uncharacterized protein, which translates to MMPERRGEWDDYRTPHGLLMAVVMGAVVAGPLFVLDGGEAVREALSELLGPVGLPLLPLGLVLVIRVLSSGLRLVDVFGFAVGESLDAAYRSGRGSPVGVVLALMFFLLAVYYRSWSPFGGDDE; encoded by the coding sequence atgatgccggagaggagaGGGGAGTGGGACGACTACCGGACGCCGCACGGGTTGCTGATGGCGGTGGTGATGGGGGCGGTGGTGGCGGGGCCGCTGTTCGtcctggacggcggcgaggcggtgcgCGAGGCCCTGTCGGAGCTCCTCGGGCCCGTGGGGCTCCCGCTGCTCCCCCTCGGCCTCGTCCTCGTCATCCGCGTCCTCTCCTCCGGCCTCCGGCTCGTCGACGTCTTCGGCTTCGCCGTGGGAGAGTCGCTCGACGCCGCCTACCGCTCCGGGCGGGGGTCGCCGGTGGGGGTCGTGCTCGCCCTGATGTTCTTCCTGCTCGCGGTGTACTACAGGTCGTGGTCGCCGTTCGGCGGCGACGACGAGTAG